One region of Pongo pygmaeus isolate AG05252 chromosome 21, NHGRI_mPonPyg2-v2.0_pri, whole genome shotgun sequence genomic DNA includes:
- the NXT1 gene encoding NTF2-related export protein 1, with product MASVDFKTYVDQACRAAEEFVNVYYTTMDKRRRLLSRLYMGTATLVWNGNAVSGQESLSEFFEMLPSSEFQISVVDCQPVHDEATPSQTTVLVVICGSVKFEGNKQRDFNQNFILTAQASPSNTVWKIASDCFRFQDWAS from the coding sequence ATGGCATCTGTGGATTTCAAGACCTATGTGGATCAGGCCTGCAGAGCTGCTGAGGAGTTTGTCAATGTCTACTACACCACCATGGATAAGCGGCGGCGTTTGCTGTCCCGCCTGTACATGGGCACAGCTACCCTGGTCTGGAATGGCAATGCTGTTTCAGGACAAGAATCCTTGAGTGAGTTTTTTGAAATGTTGCCTTCCAGCGAGTTCCAAATCAGCGTGGTAGACTGCCAGCCTGTTCATGATGAAGCCACACCGAGCCAGACCACGGTCCTTGTTGTGATCTGTGGATCAGTGAAGTTTGAGGGGAACAAACAACGGGACTTCAACCAGAACTTCATCCTGACCGCCCAGGCCTCGCCCAGCAACACAGTGTGGAAAATCGCAAGTGACTGCTTCCGCTTCCAGGACTGGGCCAGCTAG